GTGCCCGCCGGACCAGCCCCGCGCCCACCTGACGTAACCCAAACGCGGGATCGCGTCGGCGTCTGACGGAGATGCGTGCACGGCCCCCCGGGCCGGGTGCGCAGCTCCGTCAGACGCCGACTTGAAGGCGATCCCGCACGCGCCGACGAAGTCGGTGCAATCAAACACAGTGGCACGAACCGCGAAACAGGGCCAGCCGTTAGTACGCTGGACCCATGGCAGTGGTCAAGATCAACGCAATCGAGGTCCCCGAAGGCGCCGGCCCGGAGTTGGAGAAGCGATTCGCCGCGCGGCTGCACTCCGTCGACAACCAGGAGGGGTTCCTCGGCTTCGAGTTGCTCCGCCCGGTCGCGGGCGAGACGCGCTACTTCGTGTACACGAAGTGGGAAACCGAGGAGCACTACCAGGCCTGGGCGAAGGGCCCGGCGCGCGAGGCGCACGCCGGCGAGCGCCAGAAGCCGGTGGCGAGCGGCGCGAATCTGCTGGAGTTCGAGGTCGTCCAGGCATCGAAGCCGGGTGAGTGACGAACTCGCCCGCGCCGCCGAGCTGATCCGCGGCGCCGGCGCGCTGCTCGTGTGCGCCGGCGCCGGGATGGGCGTCGACTCCGGCCTGCCCGATTTCCGTGGCGGGGAAGGGTTTTGGCGGGCGTATCCGCCGTACGCCGGGCTCGGGCTGCGGTTCGAGGAGCTGGCCGACCCTCAGCATTTCGCCTCGGATCCGGAGCTGGCCTGGGGGTTCTACGGGCATCGGCTCGACCTGTACCGGAAAACGGTCCCGCACCGGGGGTTCAGCCTGCTGCTCGAATGGGGGCTTGCCACCCCGGGCGGTGTGCGCGTTTTCACGTCCAATGTGGACGGACAGTTCCAGGCGGCGGGATTTCCGCACGTCGCCGAGGCGCACGGGTCGATCCATCATCTGCAGTGCCTGGCGGGATGCTCGCGGGAGATCTGGCCGGCGGAGGGCATCGCGGTCGACCTGGACGAGGCGACGATGCGCGCCCGGCCGCCGCTGCCGTCGTGTCCGCGGTGCGGCAGCCTGGCCCGGCCCAACATCCTGATGTTCGGGGATTTCGACTGGGTGCCGGATCGCAGTCAGGAACAGCTGGACGAGCTGACGGCCTGGCGACGTGCGCATCGCGACCTGGTGGTGGTCGAACTCGGTGCCGGGCAAGCGGTTCCGACGGTACGGCGGTACTCCGAACTCGCCAGCGCGGCGACGGGTGCGCTGATCCGGATCAACCCGCGCGAACCGCAAATCCGGCATGGGCGC
The nucleotide sequence above comes from Amycolatopsis sp. AA4. Encoded proteins:
- a CDS encoding antibiotic biosynthesis monooxygenase yields the protein MAVVKINAIEVPEGAGPELEKRFAARLHSVDNQEGFLGFELLRPVAGETRYFVYTKWETEEHYQAWAKGPAREAHAGERQKPVASGANLLEFEVVQASKPGE
- a CDS encoding Sir2 family NAD-dependent protein deacetylase; this encodes MSDELARAAELIRGAGALLVCAGAGMGVDSGLPDFRGGEGFWRAYPPYAGLGLRFEELADPQHFASDPELAWGFYGHRLDLYRKTVPHRGFSLLLEWGLATPGGVRVFTSNVDGQFQAAGFPHVAEAHGSIHHLQCLAGCSREIWPAEGIAVDLDEATMRARPPLPSCPRCGSLARPNILMFGDFDWVPDRSQEQLDELTAWRRAHRDLVVVELGAGQAVPTVRRYSELASAATGALIRINPREPQIRHGRGISIAAGALETLVKLA